TTTTCgtcttatcaaaaatattcagtgattatcaataaaaagaaatcaaggcTTTAATTCCTTCTAGCAGTATATTATCATAGACGTacagttttgaataattataaaaattaaaattcttgatacattgaaattgtatttaatcaatgaaagaattttgaatgaaaattacattgaaaaaagtgctaaagaatatttcttaaaatgaatccCTGTTATTAGATTCTAAGATAATAACCGACATCTAAAGTTTAACACAAGCCTTTGATTTATGTAATTTTCTGTAAAgctttctatattttctttaatttgcaaaTGTATTTGTCCGAGTACAAaaagtaagtattaaaaaaatttgttagttaAATAGATCCTGTTTAGAAAACACGGGATACGAAATATACTTGATCCAAATTCGTTGTTTGGCTTCTGTCTTGATAATccctttcaaaaattaaataaaaaaagtcttaatagAAGAAGTTTACCTTTCTTCGTTTTCTTTTATAACAAGATGTAAAAAATAGGAACAGATCTctgtgatataaaaaatatttttgcctatacaaaaaaaattctatacttttTCAACAATCGCAACtttaaactcaaaaaatatatttttaaatagatcaaattaatgttaattatttattatagcagATTTTATTTCAGGTTCAAATTACAATTCTATGGATGCAAAATTCTCCACATTTTATCGCAAGAAGTTTGATTCGAAGGAATGTCGAAGAATTATCTCGTCGGCAGAGTTATTTAAGGTAAAATAACTCTGATAGTAAAtcgaacaaaatataaaaattcaaatttatttcggtacgacaacaagaacaaaaaaatacGCTCAAATTGCATGCTTCATATACATGGTCACAACAGCACCGTTCAATGCAATTTAGTTGGAAGAACTAAGACACAGAAGAGAAAAGGACACAGTTTGACATTTCCCCGGATTctgctaaaaaaaattcttaaataattttataattgaatgaaattagaaagcatcatattttacacataaaacattatctaaaaaatttatgcttatattttatattcggACGGGAAAAGTTCTAACAAATAATTTTCGCTTTTaacattcatcaattttttttagaaaccaGATCGCTCACAAATGTATTGTTCTGCAAAAACACGAATCCAATACATGTAGCTTAAACCCTAAACATTTTCTTATTCAGCATTCAATTTGCCTCTAAAAGATGCTATATCAATAATTTGCTGGTCGAATCAAAGCtgtgcttaaaatatttgcaacttaATAACATAAAATCCAGTAAATTCATGtccaagaaaattattcaaagactTTATTATCCATTATCTTATAGGAGAAAAGATTGAAGAACAAATTCTTCAAAGCATCAACACAAAACAAGATGAGATTTATTACAAGAAAGGGTCaacagtattaaaaatgtgtatatttaaattatttttaaccttcacctgattcaaaatgaaatgttaattttaaatacaaaaatattcaaaacttttaataaaagaattttttgcattGGAAATTTGTTGCCAAAATGacgtttgttttttaattaattaaactgttaccaaacatttttcaaaaacacagtATGGACCTGCAAATTCCCagcattaaaaatgtacattatactaaattgaaaattttatttatcctgcATGTGCCAACTCGCACGTTTATCTTAAGTACTAAAAAACATTAcacaaattattggaaaaaattgatactcaatttatttgtttcatagaaaatgactgcaaataattttttagaaatgaaaaaatatatatatatcgcagaAACATTGGAATCTTCGGTctagtataaaaacatttttaaactttttacaaaaatgcattaaatgtatCTTGTACAACAAGCTGTTCAATATATGAAGAAAGTACTCCTTGCGAAATTcgtcattaataatttttaaaaattacgtttaatctatattttccatttgcagcaaatattattcattaataaataagttttaaaagttttgcttATATCACTTTAacgattattacaattattaacctaacctaagtaatatttttatttaaaatatattaaatgttttcccaaatattttgaaaaactagaAATAAAGCAGTAAATAACATTGcatttggaaatattaatattgagTGAAAACCAAAACAAGTAATAATAACAGTCTTCTTTGAAGAGAGGAGaacatgcatttttaatataaattggtaaaaattttaacaagatttaaagaaatataagtaatattaataCACTTACTTATAAATGCAATTGAACTGAAAgtatattttcattgtcaattattaataaaatacaagtaGCTTATGGGATTGATATCAGGAAATATACTTCGTCAAAGTAATAAGATTCctacagtaattttaaaatttaaatttaacaattttgacTTAAAATGGCTCCAATtcgttaaaaaaagttaaataatttcatataaggaaataatatttatttctgtaatttgataatttcatttcgcTCGTGCTTTCTTCTGCGATGCCTATTGCAATCGTTGCTATTTGTGAATGCCATTCCATAAATTGGACATTTATAAGGTTTTTCTCCAGTGTTGAGATCTTACATGATTCTTGAGATGAGCCTTTTGAGCAAAACCTTTATTACAGAAGTCGCACACAAAAGGTCTTTCACGTGTGTGGGTTCTGTAATGTCTGTTGTGGTTTCCTATCTGGGAAAATTTTCTTCCGCATACATCACAAACATAAGGTGTTTCGCCAGTATGCGTTCTGTAATGCTGGTCACGATTTGATTTCTTAGAGAATTGTTTATTACATATAACGCATATAAAATGCCTGTCGTCAGTGTGTGTTCGATAATTAGTTTTAGGAGTATCTTTCTTAATGAAGATCTGTGGAAATTTCTTCTTACCAGAACAGAATCCGGAAGGACCAGCCACAGCATGGTCATCCTCCTTGATAGAGATAGGTTCCTTCAAGTCGGTtgcaattttcttattattattgtaacCTTTAGTAGTGTGCATTCCAGGTGAAATATGTTCATCAATTACATCCTCCGACACTTGCACTTTGCCATTTTTCGGCTCGTTACACTCTGGTGGCAGATCAAAATTCGCAGTCGATTTCGCAGTTCTGGAAATATTGTTattatctgaaaaagaatttctgataacACATTCTAAATAatccataaaattctttttatctttattcaaagaCCGAGATTTGCTATCTTCAAGAGACATTTTGCATTCGTCATCAGTTGTTGCATAGATCTGGTCTGATACATCTGATCCTCTTTGATTTTCAATGTCAGTACCACTTGATCCGGAAAATGTGGTTTCAAAATCATTCATAAGATATTTAGACCTTTCATTTTCGTTTGGTAAATTTCCTGAACTGTCATTCAAAGTTAAAGGAAATTTGGCataattgtattttgaattcCTTTCATTTGATTCGTTAGGCTGCCGTAATGAGTTTTCATAGTCTTCGATCATATAAGTGTAACAAGGATGATTATCGTTGTATGTCACCCTTCTGCGACAATACGGACACAAGTAAGGAGCCATTAAGTTTTCTGTTTAATAGAAATTCTGaccattcaaaaattcataataaatagtttataatgaGAAAAGTAATcaagatttcaatttctttcaggAGTTTAATGCAATTGGGATTGCAGCTGAGTAAGTGTATTCTGGGGAAACAGCTACGATTTAAATGATAGAATCgatgaaaaattgtaattgattcGTTTCATAAATAACATACTAGAGCCTTCTTTCCGAAATTCTAGAATTGTATTCGATTGTAATAAACGGTATTCGAAAACAAAACTGTGTTTTCTGCATAAAATGGAAAAGAGTAAAGTTCctccaatttatataaaaatgttttctctgcttttatttaattgcaatttcaacAAACAAGACTTTTTTAAGTGCAATTAGaatctttcaaatttctttaaaaatatgacacgaaattataaaattccaaatatctaTTCCTGGCATccaaaatcattttacaaaagcGGGATTGGTCTTTTCGAAATCTTCATGAATATGCATGAAGGTGGGTGGATTGTGGAGTAGAGTAAATCTCAGATACTTTGCACTTCATTGgggaataatagttacgaaatattgaatttttgcgTTTATTTGTCACTTTTACTGGATATTGctaagaaatatgtattttggaagatttttgtaatataaatttaacaaagaattatAGTTTCACAGTTATAAATcgaatatagaatttcatttattaagtctTTGCCTTAATGAGTTATTACACCTTTATGCATGCAGAAATAGAAACAGACAGACTATCAAATATTTGAcaagtttgattcaaaatttcctAAGACTCCTTATTTTATATGCCATAATCATTGCATCACATTTTATATGCCTTTCGTTTTGTTTTCAGTATTCATCGAGTTCGTGTGTGTTCgaataacaagacagacagactgCCTGTTAATGGATGTCGTTCAAGAAATGAACAGCTTTTGTTaatctcaataaataataaatttggtatcctattgtaaaaaaaattcctgtgtTGATATTATTGCTCAACTTTCATCGATTGAAATTGAgtgaatatattgtataatttatttctgtttagcTTTATTGTGTATcgtttaactattattatattgtACCTTCTCTGTATAACTATAATTGTGTTGTATCttttattaaccattttaaataaaatataattatttttgtgttgtaCCTTTTGTGTAACTATTAATGTTGTATTGTTAGGGTTTTGTTTCTATTGCTGTTATGTTTGTATAACAATTTCTAGAAGCACCTGTGGCATTTTATATTGATGTGGGTTGGGGGCTGTTGTTCTACTTGggacattaaatgaatttttctaaaggtttttgaaatttaggtcGGTTTCGTATTTTCGATATCGACGTCACTTGTGTCCTTCTGCTCGGTGGGGTTATTTTGTGCCGATATCATCAAGTTTGGCCTTTAATTTGGTCGCGCCccgtttcttttatttaagccaaatttcatctgtttagtttAAGGCTTTTCTAATTTATCTCGTTCACAGACTGttagatataattccaaacagATGCTTTTTAAACTTGTTGAGTTCTAAAACATGGGAGTATGtgtaaatttcgaatttttgtcaattGCATACTTTGTTCCCAGGAAAACAACGTTGAaccaatcaaaattttgaaaatcaatgaaGATAATTTAGGCTATTGGATTATGTAACAGAAaagggaattgaatttttaatgctcCAAATGCTTTATGGAAATATTCAATTTGTAAACAAGAGCTGCAATTTATTTAGATGCCAAAAATTAATCTTCCCAAACATTTACTAGAATGTCAgtttaattccatttataaacATGTTCAAATCTGctatcaacaaataaaataaatatgctaaagatatttatttctaaaatattgcatACATTCCAGAATGAGATGAGGAAAACGCTgtggtttttttttaactgtctttttagtttttatgtatatattccaAAAACCATGAAATAGGAAATTACTATTGAATTTTCTGCATTCACATCTagtattaaaattgattgaaaataatgtaaaaaataagatGTACTGACCTAATTTGTATGCATAACATAAAAGTAATTTACAAAAACAATCATGACAGATCATACGTCTATTATGAAACGATATTTTATAGTTATGATGAAATGGcactttttatgaaattcatcattaaaacaaatttagattATCCGTTCGAtgtaagtttttctttattatataaatacaaatattttttcattaattaaactcaagagatgaaaagtattttttcacactgatgcataaaaaaaaacatgtctctCCGTTATTTCTATTTAAACCCGACTCTTACTttccatatataattttataaaaataaaagaggcGTGCAAAGCAATGAACTATTACAACAGCACCGAACTGATGACCTTTATGAAGCCGATTTCAGCAAGAAATGAGAAAAGATGAGGATAAGAGGGATCACCCAATAATTCATGCAAATGAAGCTGAGAATCTCCAAGCCATTTGCTTCTGATTTTTAAAACTCTCACagtcttttaaaatatgctatataGTAACATATGCATCGCATTTATACCAAACTAGGGCTGATTCCGAAAGAAATAAATACTCTTGAGTAAAATACACATGTCCAATACATAGcaattacaaattttacattaGTTATCCTGTTAATTTAGCATAGTTGAAAATGAACGATGGAgagttgaataaaatttagcttattacttgttttttcatctcaaatttCCTGCCAACTGCTAATAATTCTGGCTTTTCAAATACAGTCAACATCTGGAACCGGAACATATGGtcagattatttttattggcCACCTTAGCAGCTTTACCT
The Argiope bruennichi chromosome 6, qqArgBrue1.1, whole genome shotgun sequence DNA segment above includes these coding regions:
- the LOC129973062 gene encoding zinc finger protein 16-like, with the protein product MIEDYENSLRQPNESNERNSKYNYAKFPLTLNDSSGNLPNENERSKYLMNDFETTFSGSSGTDIENQRGSDVSDQIYATTDDECKMSLEDSKSRSLNKDKKNFMDYLECVIRNSFSDNNNISRTAKSTANFDLPPECNEPKNGKVQVSEDVIDEHISPGMHTTKGYNNNKKIATDLKEPISIKEDDHAVAGPSGFCSGKKKFPQIFIKKDTPKTNYRTHTDDRHFICVICNKQFSKKSNRDQHYRTHTGETPYVCDVCGRKFSQIGNHNRHYRTHTRERPFVCDFCNKGFAQKAHLKNHVRSQHWRKTL